Proteins from one Streptomyces sp. NBC_00390 genomic window:
- a CDS encoding acyl-CoA dehydrogenase family protein: MKRQIFAAEHDAFRDTVRTFLTKEVLPHYEQWEKDGIVSREVWRAAGRQGLLGLAVPEEYGGGGNEDFRYAAVLHEEFTRAGAPGLAIGLHNDIIGPYLTSLATDEQKQRWLPGFCTGEIITAIAMTEPGAGSDLQGIRTTAEDRGDHWLLNGSKTFISNGILADLVIVVAKTTPQGGARGLTLLVVERGMEGFERGRNLDKIGQKAQDTAELFFNDVRVPKENLLGELNGAFVHLMTNLAQERMAIAVAGIAAAEYLLEITTEYVKEREAFGRPLAKLQHIRFEIAEMATECAVTRAFLDRCIEEHANATLDAVHASMAKWWATELQKRVADRCLQLHGGYGYMTEYRVAKAFTDGRIQTIYGGTTEIMKEIIGRSLLG, from the coding sequence TTGAAGCGTCAGATCTTCGCCGCGGAGCACGACGCCTTCCGTGACACCGTCCGTACCTTCCTCACCAAGGAGGTGCTGCCCCACTACGAGCAGTGGGAGAAGGACGGCATCGTCAGCCGGGAGGTGTGGCGTGCCGCGGGCCGTCAGGGGCTGCTGGGCCTCGCGGTGCCCGAGGAGTACGGGGGCGGCGGGAACGAAGACTTCCGGTACGCCGCCGTGCTCCACGAGGAATTCACCCGGGCGGGTGCACCCGGACTCGCGATCGGGCTCCACAACGACATCATCGGCCCGTACCTCACCTCACTGGCCACCGACGAGCAGAAGCAGCGCTGGCTGCCCGGCTTCTGCACCGGCGAGATCATCACTGCCATCGCGATGACCGAACCGGGTGCGGGCTCCGACCTCCAGGGCATCCGCACCACCGCCGAGGACCGGGGCGACCACTGGCTCCTCAACGGCTCGAAGACCTTCATCTCCAACGGCATCCTCGCCGACCTGGTGATCGTCGTCGCGAAGACCACCCCTCAGGGCGGCGCGCGCGGCCTGACCCTGCTCGTCGTCGAGCGCGGCATGGAGGGCTTCGAGCGCGGCCGCAACCTCGACAAGATCGGCCAGAAGGCGCAGGACACCGCCGAGCTCTTCTTCAACGACGTACGTGTCCCCAAGGAGAATCTGCTCGGCGAACTCAACGGCGCCTTCGTCCACCTGATGACCAATCTGGCGCAGGAACGCATGGCCATCGCCGTCGCGGGGATCGCCGCCGCCGAGTATCTGCTGGAGATCACCACCGAGTACGTCAAGGAGCGGGAGGCCTTCGGCCGGCCGCTCGCGAAACTTCAGCACATCCGCTTCGAGATCGCGGAGATGGCCACCGAGTGCGCCGTCACCCGGGCCTTTCTGGACCGTTGCATCGAGGAGCATGCGAACGCCACGCTCGACGCCGTCCACGCCTCGATGGCCAAGTGGTGGGCCACCGAGCTGCAAAAGCGCGTGGCCGACCGCTGCCTGCAGCTGCACGGCGGGTACGGGTACATGACCGAATACCGCGTCGCCAAGGCCTTCACGGACGGACGCATCCAGACGATCTACGGCGGCACGACCGAGATCATGAAGGAGATCATCGGCCGCTCGCTGCTCGGCTGA